Within the Streptomyces sp. Alt3 genome, the region TGCGCCGGGGCAGGTGCATGGTCAGCCTCGTCCACCATCCGTTGATCGCCCGCGAGTACGAGAACCTGGCCGCAGGACAGCTGCTGCGCGTGACCAGGGTCGGTGAGCTGGAGGCGCCGTCCGGCCGCCGCTCCCACCGCACGCTGCTGGTGTCCGTGGAGCCGCTCGGTGTCCTGGCGGTGTTCAGCGCCGGCGGCACGGCGCAACTGCCCCCCGAGGGCGTGATGGCCGAGGTATCCCGGCTCAGCCGGGTCGAGGGCCGGGGCACCCTGCATCTGGTCGAGCCCGGTTCCCGGCGTACGGTGGCGGACCTGCCGGACTGGCTGTGCCGCGCCCTGGGCAGGCTGCACGTCCGGTCCTTCGCGGCCCCTGCGGGGCCCGTGGAGGACTTGGTGCCGGAGTGGTTCACAAAGTACCGAGACTGCTACCGCGCGGGGCGTGAGGGTGGGGAGCGTCCCACGGGGCGCTCGACCGGCCGGGCGATGCTGTGGGCGCTCGGGGCGCTGGAACGGGCGTCGGGCGAGGACGTCGTGGCCGCGCAGCGTACGGCCGCGACGGCGCTCGCCGACTGGCTCTGCTCAGAGCACGGGCAGACTGTCGTGCTCCAGCGGGACGTGCAGATCGACCTCGCTCCCCTGCTGGCCGCCTGCCGTCTGGGCAGCCTGCTCCCGCAGCGCGTCGCGGAGCTGACCAGTGGCTGGCATGCCTTCCTGCTGCTGCGGCTCGGGGACCGGGCGGTCAGTTCACTGCACACGGAGGCGCTCGTCACCCAGTGGCTCACCCGGCCGGAACGCCATGTCCTCGACGGCGATTGGCGCAGGCTGCGGACCGTGTCCGTGGCCAAGTACATGACCGCCGGTCAGGTCAGTTCGGTCGACGACTTCGGACGTGCCGTCACGGGCCGCCCGACGGATGCGGAGAGCGAGGCAGCGCCGCTTGCCCGGGGGCTGCTGGCCGCGGTGGGGCGGCTCCCGTCGGCGGCGCACCTGCACCGGGACGCGCCGCTGCTGAGCCGGCTGGCGGCGGTCGGCAGGAGCCTGCGTCCCGCGGAGGACGCCGCAGTCCCCCCGTGGCCCCCGCTGCGGGCGCAGAACGGCGAGGTGGACATCGTGTGCCGGAAGGTACTGCCGTCCGGTGCTCCGCTGACCCTGCTGCCGGCCTTCGAACCGCTGACGACTACGGCCGAGCGCTACGGTTCCGTGCTCCTGCAGCGGGCAGAGGCGCGGCGTACGCGCGACGAGTGAGCCAGGTGCGCCGCGCCGCTTCCCCGCGGTGCGGCGCGCGATGGCGGGTCGCCGGTCAGACCGGAATACGGACCGTCCAGGACTCGGCGTCCTAGTAGGGCACGGTCAGGTTCGTAGGGGTGTGGGTATGTCGCGGTGGCAGGTGGGGCAGGCGCCGGTCCAGGTGGCGAGGAGTGTCTGCAGGTTCCGGACGACTTGGTAGAGGCTCAGGCTGGCGCCGGATCTTTTGGGTTTCGCGTCAGTCGTTGCAGGGTGCAGAAGGCATGGGCGGCGGAGACGAGGGTGACGTGGTGGTGCCAGCCGCTCCAGGTGCGGCCCTCGAAGTGGGCCAGGCCCAGGGCCTGTTTCATCTCCCGGTAGTCGTGTTCGACGCGCCAGCGGAGCTTGGCCAGCCACACCAGCGTGGCCAGCGGCATGCCCGAGGGCAGGTTCGACAGCCAGAACTGCACCGGCTCGCTCTCACCGGCGGGCCATTCGGTCAGCAGCCACCGCTCGGGAAGCTCCGGACCGTCCGTGGCCTGGCGGATCTCGCGCCCGGCCGGGCGGATACGCAGGGCGACGAAACGCGAGTACATGCGCTTCAGCCCGCTGCGGCCGGTGCCCGGCCGAGAACCTTCCCGCCAGGACACCGGCCGGGCCGCCTGCCGACCGACGGCAATGACCAGCTCCTTCCCGAGCCGGACACGGTGCTGCTGACGCCCGCGGAGTTCCAGCGAGCAGCGGAGAACTCCCCAGGCGAGGGCCACCTCGCGGCGGCTGCCCGGAAACCGGGAGGCGATCGACCGGCCCACCCCGGATGTGCGTGTCAGGCCAGCCAGCTGGTCCCACGAGCAGTCCAGGGCCTGCGCAACGCTCGCGGCGTTGCGCTGCAGGTCCTCGCGGAGGTGGGTGACGGCTGACCGGACCAGCGCTGTGGCGTCCGGGTCCGCCGGGGCCGGGCCAGGGCTGTACACGGTGACATGCTCTGCGGCGAGCTCGCTCACGCGCAGGGCTCCGATTAACGGTTGGATTTGCTCCAATTCGACTCCCGGGCACCACACCGCACGTTCCCGGCCCAGCGCCTCGGCTACCAACGGGTCTTCGACGGCGTACACGGGCCGCTGCTGGTCATCTGTCAGCCGCAGTACGTTCGGGCCGCTGCTCCCCGCCGCGCCGATGGCCGCGAGCCGCCGGATCACGGCCACCGCGTCCGCGTCGGTCAGCAGCGCCTCCCGCTTACGGAGCCATGTCCTCACCGACCGCGCCTCGTCGGTGTCGGCGAGGAATGCCGGATGGATTTCCCGGGAGAATCCGAGACTGGCGCCGAGGCCCCGCGGGGCGTCGGTGCAAGGTGAGCGAGAAGCAGGCTGCGGCCACCGCGTCCAAGTACGCAGGTGGAGCGAAGACAGCCGCCGGCAACTTGCTGGCTATCCGGCGTGAAGGCGAATGGCGAGCCCAGTGGGTCATCCCTGTGTCGTCCGGGACCGACTCCTACCCGGTCTACGTCGACGCCGAGACGGGGAAAGTGGATGAAAGGGCATCACCCGTCCAGGGTCTGCCCACCGCACCCAACTGAGCCACCACTATCCCGGCTTGCCTGACGGCGGCCCTGTTAGGCCTGACAGCTCCAACAGGTCTGACAGTGCCTCCCTCTCGTGTGCTGCCTGCAGAAGGCTGGGCATGGGCCGCGCCGCCGTGGTGACCCGCGCGTACGGCGAACAGCGCTGTACATACCGGCTTCCGGCCCGGGTCACAGACCGATTCCGACGAGCGGACTGTTCTTCACACGGTCGACGTCGTCCATGTACCGGGCGAGAACGCGGGAGCCGTCGGCCCATCCGCCCGCGCGGGCGATCTCGAGCGGGTCGTGTCCGGCGGCGGTGGCGACCCCGCGGCGAAGGGAGTGCCCGGACCGAAGGGCCCGAGCAGGTGTTCTGGAACGCCGTCGTGTGGAGCCTCGTCGACTGCCTGGGACATGCCGATGCGGGCAGAGAAGCGGGGGCGGGGTGCGGTGGTCATGCCGGAGAGGGCACCGGTGAACCGCCTTGGATAAGATGCGATATCCGAGGCGGTAAAACGGACATGACCGCCCGTCAAGGAGAGGCTCGCCGGATGACCGCGGAACTGCAGCACACCGGTGTCGTCGAGGCCGAGCTGCCGCCGACCGGCGTAGCGGAGACCGCCGGGGACGTCGAGGCGTACGACCGCGCGACCGCTGCCGTGCTCGCCGCGCTCGACCAGGGCGCCGAGGAGCACCTGGCGGACTCCCGGCCGCACAAGACCCGCGCCTCCTACGCCCGCGACTGGGAGCTCTGGGCCGAGTTCCACCGCTGGCTCGCCGGACGGACCGGCCACACGCTGCCGCTGACCGCCGTCACCAAGGGCACTCTGGTCGCCTTCGTCGTCTGGCTGGACGAGATGAAGAAGGCCGCGCCCTCCACCATCGACCGCCGCATCACCGGCGTCACTGTCACTGCCCGCCGGCACGGCACCGAGGTCCCCAAGCAGGCGACGAAGGCCGCCCGGGAGGCGCTCAAGCCGATGAAGCTCGACCCGGTACGGACCGCGCGCGGCCGCGGCAAGGCGATCGCGGCGACCCCGGCGCACCTGAAGGCGATGAACACCGCGCCCGCGGTCCGCCCGCAGCCCGAGACCGGCCGCCGGCGCGGCACCCAGGAGCTGCCCGAGCTCGCCCGGCTCCGCGACCGGGCGCTGGCGACGCTGGCGTTCGGCATCGCCGGGCGCTCCGAGGAGGTCTCCTCCCTCGACACGGAGGGCATCACCCAGGTCGCCGAAGGACTTGAGGTGCACGTCCCCTCCGTCAAGGGCCGCCCGCCCCGCGACGTCGCGGTCGCCTACGGCGAGAACCCCGACACCTGCCCGGTCCGCTGCTGGCAGGCCTGGAAGGAAGCAGCCGACCTCACCGCGGGGCCCGCCTTCCTTCCCGTCGACCAGAAGGGCCGCCTCGGATCTCGGCGGCTCGGACCCGACGGCTGCCGCCTGGCCATCACCCGGGCCGCCCAGCGCGCCGGCCTGGACGTCAAGCTCACCGGGCACTCCGCACGCCGCGGCCTGGTCACCACCGGCCGCAAGCGCGGCAAGCGCGCCGAGAAGCTCCGCAAGCAGGGCGGCTGGGCCGCCAACAGCCCGGTCTTCTGGGAGTACGTCGACGAGGGCGAACGCTGGGAGGACACCGCGACCGAAGGCATCGGCCTGTAACCGGAGGGGAGAGGGGCCCCTGGGCGACCAGCACCCAAGGGCCCGGCTTCACCTGTGCTGGATCCACCAGATCACTGCAGAAACAGCGAACGCGCCCAGGGAGCTGCCCGCCCCCTGGCGGCGCCGTGGCTGGCGGAGTTGATCAGCGAACGGAACATCCGGCGCTGAGCTCGCTTGGAAATTCTGGCCCGGAGGCCCATGCGCCACGTCTTCCCCTGGGTGTACTGGGTCGACGGCAGCCGTGATGGGCAGGGGCTCATCGACTCAACGGGGCTGGAAGACAGCCGGTGGCTGCTCTTCGGGGAGCTGAACCGCAAAGTCACCAGCTACCTGGCTGGCAACTGCCTTCCCGAGAGGAGAAACATCTCCCGCATCGTCATAGCTTGTCTTGAGGCTCGAGGGTTCGAACTTGACCTTGACGGCCCGGATGATGACGAGGGCTGGGACTTGGTGTTCGACACAACGGAAGACCTCGAAGAGCTGGTCGCTGAAGCCCGTGTCGCCCGAGCTCGGGAACGACGGAAGGCGCGCAGAGGGAGGGTGAAATCTTGATCTACCCCCTTCCAGTCGCCGACACCACCGCAGTGTCTTCTGGGAGTACGTCGACGAGGGCGAGACTGGGAGGACGCCGCGACCGAGGGCATCAGCCTGTAAGGATCTCGGGCGAAGGCGACCGATTGCGCCTCTGGACGGCAATGGACTCACACCAAGAGCGTGACGATGGCGTGCCTGCAGGCGAAGAGCAAATCTTCCTGGTCGAACAGGGACCACGTCCTCGTGGGGAACAGGTTCCGCAGCCGCCCGGTAGTCACTCTCTCAACGTCCAGGATGTTGGGCACAGATCGCTGTACCGAAACGGGCAAGAGCTCTGCGGTGGCCAGGACTGGCATTTGACTGTCAGGGACATCGCCTGTGCCCGCTTCTGAGCTCATCTCCTCCGGCCGGGTGCGTTCCCGGTCTTCCAGGTCGGCGAGGAACCAAAGGTTGTCGAAGATGTTGCCGACCTGGTCGATCGCCTCCTCCTCAACATTGCGGACCTGCCGAGCAAGCTCCACGGCAAGCGCGTCGACAAGGTCCACTCGCGGCAACCTGACGCTGGAGAAGGCATTGTGGATGGTGGCTCGCGAGGCACGCCGCACGCCGTTCCCCTCCAGCGCCGTCTCGAGTGACGACAGCGATGGGTAGCGCGCGTAGGCATGCAACTGGTGGAGGGCCTCGTTCAGCGCCTGATGCGCCTCCCCCGTCAGCACCGGCTTCCTCAACCGTCCGGCACGAGCCATGGCCTCTCCCATGTCCAAAAGCGTCCAACTACATCTCAACGTAGAGGACAACTACCAGGTTCAGCAGAGGGTTTCAGCAGGTGTATCGCTTCGGCGGAACACCCGGTCGTCGGGCTGAGGCTCCTTCCACCGAAGGTTGAGGACCTCCATGGCCTCGCCTGCACACCTCGTGGAAAAGGGAATCCCCAGGCCATGCTTGCTTTGATCTGCCTTGCCCTCGTTGTCCTGGCGTTGCTGTTGTGGCGCGCCATGGACAAGCTCAAGGAGGACGACGTCGCATCGGTTGTCCGGTTCGCACTCGCCGCGGTCGTGATCCTCGTACTTACCTATGTGGCCATGCGCCTTGCGCCGCCCGAGGAGATGGCTGGCATCCTGCGCCAGGCGCTTGGGTTCCTCATCAAGAGCTGATGCCGGGGAGTGCTGGACTCCGACTCGGAGACAGGCTCGCATAGCAGGTGTCAAGGCGGTCCCGCCCACATGGGCGAGGCCGCCTTCGACTGATTCCGCCCCCCTGGGCCACTGGATCGCGTATGAGGCGATGCGACTGTTCCACTGCGGCCTAGGGCAGGGTTCACCAGTCGCCGGACGGTTCGGCGCGAGAGAGGAAGAAACCTGATGAGCCAAGATCTGAACGCGGAGCTGTCTCGCATCTACGAGCGCTGTCTCGAGCAGGTGCGCACGATCGCCGCGCTCGACCCGACCAAGCCAGTCGTGGAATGGGACCGGTACACCTGCACGTCCGCCAACGAGTTCGCGTCGGACGTCGAGATGGCGTGGATGGGGGCTCACCCCGAGCACAAGACGCGGGACACCTACTCGGCGATCATGGGCGGCGTCCCTGTCGAGCGTGAAAGCGTCTCCGGGGACTCGCCTACGCGATACATCACGTACGGGCTGACGTCCTTCGCTCGTGTCCTGCAGTGCATCGAGGCCATGCGCGCCAGCCGATTCGACCCGCACGTGTCAGGCGGCATCATCCGAGATGACGAGGACTGAGCCATTGCCTCCACCGCAGTGGTCAGGGCACGTCACCTTCCCAGACCCAGGGGCCGTCAGGGCGGCTGAACGTCGGCCCGTACGAGGTTCTCCCACCGGGTCCGTAGGCGCTGTGAGGGGTGATCAGGTGCGCGCCGGTGGTGATCTCCTCATCCGTCCAGCCGGTTACCTCGATCAGCTGTCCGTCCAGCGGTCCGCCGACTAGTTCGCGGTAGGTGTGGCCGGGCTGTGGCCCGGTCGCCGGCGCGTCGTGCTCGGTGCCCAACACCCCTGGTGCCTGTGTCATGCGGCCAGTCTGGCGCAACGCAGGTGCCGCACGGGATCTTCTGCCCCGAATTGTGAGCCTCGTACGCGCGCGCCCGCGTAGACGCCCTTGAGTAGTAGCGGGGCAGCGGTTAACGGTGAGATCGATCTTGGTGGCGGATGGGCTACCACGGTGGTCGACTGAACTGCCGGGGATCGGCGAAAGATCGTATGAGCGGTCTGGCGTCGGACTACCGTCCGCCGCGTGCCGATGGAGTTTCTGACTGATGAGCAGGCCGCGTCGTACGGGGCCTTCAAGGAGATCCCGACCCGACCCGAGCTGGAGCGGTTCTTCTTCCTGGACGACGCCGACCGGGACCTGATCGCGTTGAGACGGGCGGACAGCCACCGGTTGGGGCTGGCTCTGCAGATCTGCACGGTGCGGTACGTCGGCCGGTTCCTGGAGGACCCGTTGGACGTGCCGTGGGAGGTGGTGGACTACCTGGCCGGACAGCTGGGCATCGAGGACGCCTCGTGTGTGAAGCGGTACACCGAGCGCAAGCCGACGGCGTATGAGCACTCGTGGGAGATCCGCCGGCGCTATGAGTACAGGGAGTACGAAGACCCGGCGTGGGGCCGGCGGTTCCGCACGTTCCTGCACGGGCGGGCCTGGACGCATGCCGAGGGGCCGGTGGCGCTGTTCGACCACGCGGTGGCGTGGCTGCGGCGGCACCGGGTGCTGCTGCCGGGCGTCTCGGTGCTGGCCCGGCAGGTGTCGGAGGTGCGGGCGGTGGCGGAGAAGCGGCTGCACGCCACGGTGGCCCGGGCCGCTCACCGGGCCGACCCGGTGCTTCCGGGTGAGTTGGTGCGGCTGCTGGAGGTGCCGGACGGCGCGCGGGTCTCGGAGCTGGAGCGGCTGCGCCGGCCGCCGACCCGTACGACCGGCACCGCGATGGCGCGGGCGCTGGACCGGGTGAACGAGATCTCCGCGTTCCAGCTGGGGCGGGTGAACCTGACCCGGGTGCCGGTGAACCGGCTCTCGACGCTGGCACGGTACGGGCTCGCCTCGAAGGCCCAGACGCTGGAGCGGTCGGCGGAGCCCAGGCGCACCGCGCTGCTGACGGCGGTGGTGCGAAGCCTTGAGGCGGCGGCGATCGATGACGCGCTGGACCTGTTCGCGCTGCTGATGGCGACCCGGCTGATCAGCCCGGCCCGGCGGGCCTCGGACCGGGAGCGGCTGGTGATGCTGCCGCACCTGGAGAAGGCGTCGCGCACCGTGGCGAAGGCGGCGCGGGTGCTGATCGGGCAGCTGGAGCTGACCGAGGAGACGGGCTGCGACCTGGATACGGCGGGGCTGTGGCGGGCGCTGGAGGACGTCGTCTCGCGGGCGGCGGTGAACAACGCGGTGCGGGTGGTCCAGCAGCTGGTGCCCGAGGACGACGGCTCAGCGGAGATCGCGCTGCGCCGGCAGCTGACCGGCCGCTACAACACGGTGCGCCCGTTCCTGGCGCTGCTGGGCGAGAGCGACGCGCTGGGGGCCGCGCAGGGCGGGCGGCGGGTACTGAAGGCGGTGCGCCGGCTGCCGGTGCTGGCCCGGCGCAAGGTGGCCCAGCGTCCGCTGCTGCCCAGGGAGATCGACGCCGAGCTGGTGCCGCCGGCGTGGAAGAAGGCGGTGTACTCCAACACCGCGCTGCCCGAGGGCGCGGTGGACCGCGACGCCTACGTGGTGTGCGTGCTGGAGCAGCTGCACCGTGCGCTGACCCGCCGCGATGTGTTCGCCTCGCCGTCGAACCGATGGTCGGACCCGCGGGCCCGGCTGCTGGACGGGCCGAGGTGGGAGGCGGTGCGCGAGGACGTGCTGGCGGGCCTGAGCCTGACCGAGCCGGTGGACGAGCACTTGGACGGACTGACCCGCGGTCTGGACGCGGCGTGGCGGCAGATGGCGGCCAGGCTGGAGGAGGCGGGGCCGGCGGCGAAGGTGGAGATCGTGGTGCCGCCGGACGGCGGGCGGGCCCGGCTGAGCGTGGACAAGCTCGGCGCGCTCGGCGAGAGCGCCTCGCTGACGTGGCTGCGCAAGACCACCCTGGCGATGCTGCCGCGCATCGACCTGCCGGACCTGCTGTTCGAGGTGCACTCCTGGACCGGGTTCCTGGACGCCTTCACCCACGTGTCCACCAGCGCGACCCGCATGGAGGGCCTGCCGGTCAGCCTGGTGGCGCTGCTGGTGTCCGAGAGCTGCAACATCGGGCTGACCCCGGTGACCAACCCGGCCTACCCGGAGCTGACCCGCAGCCGCCTGTCCCACGTTGACCAGAACTACCTGCGGGGCGACACGATCGCCGCAGGCAACGCCCTGCTCATTTCCGCCCAGGGCCGGGTGCCGCTCGCGCAGAGCTGGGGCGGCGGGCTGCTGGCCTCGGTGGATGGCCTGCGGTTCGTCGTGCCCAAGCGGAGCATCAACTCGGCCCCCTCGCCCAAGTACTTCGGGCAGAAGAGGGGTCTGACCTGGCTGAACGCACTGAATGACCAGGTGTCGGGGATCGGCGCGATGCTGGTGCCCGGCACCCCGCGCGACTCGCTGTTCATCCTGGACACCCTGCTGAACCTGGACGGCGGCGTGCGCCCGGAGATGGTGGCGACCGACAACGCCTCGTACTCCGACATGGTTTTCGGGATCTTCAAGATGCTCGGTTTCCGCTTCGCGCCGCGCTTCCGCGACCTAGCCGACCAGCGGTTCTGGCGCGCCGACATCCCCGGCAAGCAACCGGCGGCCAGCTACGGGCCGCTGGAGGCGATCGCCCGCAACAAGGTCAGCCTCAAGAAGATCCGCGAGCAGTGGCCCGACATGCTGCGGGTGGCCGGGTCGCTGATCACCAACCAGGTCCGCGCCTACGACCTGCTGCGGATGTTCGGCCGCGAGGGCCACCCCACCCCGCTGGGCCAGGCGTTCGCCGAGTACGGCCGGATCGAGAAGACCTTCCACCTCTTCGACCTGGTCGACCCGGTGGACGACACCTACCGGCGCCGGATGAACCGCCAGCTCACCGTCCAAGAATCCCGCCACACCCTGGCCCGCGCGATCTGCCACGGCAAGCGCGGGCACATCCAGCAGGCGTACAAGGACGGCCAGGAGGACCAGCTCGCCAGCCTCGGACTCGTGCTGAACGCCGTGGTGCTGTGGAACACCCGCTACCTCGACGCCGCCGTCGAGACGCTGCGGGCACTGCCCGCCGGCCAGCGCGAGCACGACGTCCTGGACGAGGACGTGGCCCGCCTTTCCCCGCTCAAGGCCGGGCATCTGAACGTCCTGGGGCGCTACGCCTTCACCCCCTCGCAGCCCGAGGGGACCTTGCGTCCGCTGCGCGACCCGGCCGCGGTGGACGAGGAGGACCAGGCCGAGGAGTAACCCGGCAGCCGAACGCCGGATAACCGGAGCGGCTTGCTCCCGTGATCCGGCGGTTCATTCAGACTTTTTCGAAGAACCCGACCGCCCGAACGGGGGCGGCGGGCCTTCGCGGTGTATGGACAGTCCTAGAACATGTCGCCCTTCTCGTAGCTGAAACTGCTGATACGGGCGACCACGGTGTCCGGGTCGTCCCTAGTCGTCAGCTCTACGGGGGCTTCGAGACGGTATTTGACATGGTCACCCCTGGTCGGGGGGTACTCGTTGAGGTCCCCGATCATGACCATCGGCTTCTTGGTGACCAGCTCGACCCGGTCACCGCCCTCCTTTGTGAAGGCAACCGCGAACTTGATGACATCGCGCTGCTCAAGCTTCGGGGGGGACTCCTGGACGACGCGCACCCAACTGGGCTGGTTCCGGTCGTGCTCTCCCTCCCCGAACACGACGTACAGGCCATTGCCGCTGCCGGACAGCTCGAATTGGTCCCTAATCCACAGCTGCACGCGGTCGGCCGGCTCGTCGGGGAACGGCACCACTACCTGCCTGATCTGCCCCGTGAAGTCGAGTTCCAGGGTTTCGCCCTCGTATTCGATCTTGGCGTCGCGGACGCTCAAGTGAAAGAGGGTCTCCTTGCTGATGTTGGGCAGCAGGGACATGAGTATGGCTCCTTGATCGTCGTTGCTGCCCACGATCGCCCATCCCGATCCCGAAAGACCGGCAGGCACCCAGACGGTCACCCGATCGAGTGTCCCGCCCCGGGGATCACGGGAACCGAGGTCATCGGCAAGGGCGGTCATGGTCGCCTGGCCACTGCCTCGCGTCGCCGGGCGTGACATCTGTAGCGGTGGGTGACTCGCAGAAATGATCAGTTGTGCGAGTTCCGTGAGAGGCCCGGACCGTGTCCGGTTCACCCCGGTCCGCTCTCGCAGAACACCTCTCAGAACCCTGCACTTATGCGAGACACTTCTGAGAGACTCCCGGCATGGATCTGACGCCTGATCGGGCAGCTTCTGCGGTGGAACGGCATGGATGCCCGAAGTGCGAGGCGCCGCCCGGCAGTCCGTGCCGGACGCTCGGCGGGAAGACCGCCTCGAAGTACCACACGCCGCGCTTCATCCTGGTGCCCGCGCTGCGCGAGGACCTCGAAGTCCTCGTCCCCGCCGACCGCGGCCCGGGCCGCACCTGGCAGCCGGGCCCCGCACTCGCCGTCGTCCCCCAGCCCGCCGCCGGGAGCCGGCCGGTGCGGATCGGGTACGCCCGCACCTCCATGGTCAGCCAGGAGCTCGCCAGCCAGATCGAGGCCCTGGAGGCGGCGGGCTGCACGAAGATCTTCCGCGAGAAGATCAGCACCCGCGTCAAGCACCGCCCCGAGATGGCCGCGGCCCTCAAGCTCGCCACCGAGTTCAAGGAGACGGCCCCCGACCAGGTCGTCATCCTGACCGTCCACGAGATGAAGCGCCTGGCCCGCAACGCCGCCGAGCTGATGCAGCTCTCCGCCGACCTGGAGGGCGCCGGCATCCGGCTCGAACTCCTCACCGGCCCGCTCACCGGCGTCTACGACCCGGGCGGCATGGGCTCGATGCTCTTCGCCGTTCTCGCCGTCGCCGCCCAGCTCGACCGCAACTACATCCGGGAGAAGACCCTGGAGGGCCAGCAGACCGCCGCCCGCAAGGGCAACCACGGCGGCAGACCGAAGGTCATCGACGACGACATGCTCACCTTCGCCGTCGCGCTCAAGGACAAGGGCACCCCGGTCCCGGAGATCGCCAAGAAGCTCGTCATCAAGACCGGCAAGAACGCCGGCGAACACCCCTCGGTCGCCTCGGTCTACCGGGCACTCGCCGACGCCGAGGAGGCCGCAGCCCTCGCCGCGGTGGATGCCGACCTATCACTACGACCCACCCGCGTACAGATCCGTCGCCCCAGCGACCCGCTCACCCCCGAGGAACTCGACCTCCGCCAGCGCCTGGTCACCCAGCGAGCCGAGCTGGATGCAGGTCAAAATCAATTTCACCGTTAACCGCTGCCCCTCTACTACTCAAGGGCGGGGTCCCCGTGACAGGTGCGTTCTCGTGGCTGAGCGGAGCCCGGCAGGGCTGCTGGGCTCCACTCTTGGACCTGGGCTGGTGAACCGGCCTGCCGGCCCGGGGTAATTCGCGTGCGGGTGGCTACAGAACGGCGACGGTGAACGGAACGTCAGCCGCGTCGTTGTTGTAGTTGCTCGTCACGACGGTGATGGTGCGGGTCTTGCCGTTGCAGTTGCTGTTCGGGATGGCGGTGATCATGGACCGCTGGTTGTTGACCGTGGCGAGTACGGCCGCGTTGCGCAGGTCGACGGTGGGGTCCGAGACCGCCACGCAGTAGTAGCCCGCGGGCTGCCCGTTGAGCCGTGCCGACGAGGCGACGTTCTTGGTCGCCAGGAGGGTTCCGTCCGCGCTCACCTTGGCCGCGGCCCGGGCGTAGGGCGCGTTCAGGGCGGCCGGGGCGGCGGAGGCGGGACCGGTCAGGAGCGGCACCGACGCCACTGCTGCGGCGGCCAGGGCGAGGACTCGGATACGCATGGTGGTTCCTTTCACGGCCGCATCCGTCACCGGCTGCGGCCCTGCATGTGGATGGGCGCCCTTTGGGGACGGAGTTGCAGCCCAGGTCGAAACCCGGGTGCTCCGTCATTGACTCCCGCCGCTCACGCAGCGTCCCAGCCGGTTTCACCCCTGCGGATGATCATGACCTCCGCAATCACCCGAACGGCCCCCCGGCGACGGGCGCCGGGCGGGGCGGGCGAGTAAGCCTGACGCGGGCCCCGCCCCGCATCCCGACCATCCTGCCGAGAAAGGCCCTCCCTGTGGCCACTGATTTCAAAACCCAGCGTTTCCAGGAACTCTTCGACGCCCTTGACCCCGACCGGAACGACGTCGTCGGCAAGCACAGCTTCGACAACCTGATCTCGCGCCTCGCCCACAATTCCGACACAAACATCCGCGACCTCCGAAAGGCGTTCCACGAGTTCTGGCAGGCGGTGCAGAGCCGCAGCGAGTACCGGTCCAACCTGTCCAAGCAGCAGTTCGTCGACGCGCTGAACGCCACACACATGAGGGACTTCGACAGCCTGTCCGGGCGCGTGTTCGCCTCCGCGTTCGGCTTCGGCGAAGTGACCAAGGACAAATTCGTGCGCTACTACACGGCTGCGGGCAGCGACGAAGCCACCGCGCAGGAAGACTTCACCCGGCTCCACGGCGACCGCGACGGCGGGCTCCACCGTAAGGAATTCCACGGCGGCCTCGCCAACTACCTACACAACTCCGACCCCGCCAGCAGCATCGTCCTGGGCATCGTGTAGGCCACGAATCCTTACCGGTTTCCGCAGCCGACGGCGGCGGAAACGTTCACCACGGCGGCCGGTCAGCGCCGGGCGTCCCCGGGCGCGAGCAGCCTGGTGATGCCCGCGATGGCCTCTGCCGAGGGCGTGAAGTACCGGCGGACGTTCTCGGCCTTCTCGTGCCGGGACTTGGCCATCAG harbors:
- a CDS encoding Tn3 family transposase, producing the protein MPMEFLTDEQAASYGAFKEIPTRPELERFFFLDDADRDLIALRRADSHRLGLALQICTVRYVGRFLEDPLDVPWEVVDYLAGQLGIEDASCVKRYTERKPTAYEHSWEIRRRYEYREYEDPAWGRRFRTFLHGRAWTHAEGPVALFDHAVAWLRRHRVLLPGVSVLARQVSEVRAVAEKRLHATVARAAHRADPVLPGELVRLLEVPDGARVSELERLRRPPTRTTGTAMARALDRVNEISAFQLGRVNLTRVPVNRLSTLARYGLASKAQTLERSAEPRRTALLTAVVRSLEAAAIDDALDLFALLMATRLISPARRASDRERLVMLPHLEKASRTVAKAARVLIGQLELTEETGCDLDTAGLWRALEDVVSRAAVNNAVRVVQQLVPEDDGSAEIALRRQLTGRYNTVRPFLALLGESDALGAAQGGRRVLKAVRRLPVLARRKVAQRPLLPREIDAELVPPAWKKAVYSNTALPEGAVDRDAYVVCVLEQLHRALTRRDVFASPSNRWSDPRARLLDGPRWEAVREDVLAGLSLTEPVDEHLDGLTRGLDAAWRQMAARLEEAGPAAKVEIVVPPDGGRARLSVDKLGALGESASLTWLRKTTLAMLPRIDLPDLLFEVHSWTGFLDAFTHVSTSATRMEGLPVSLVALLVSESCNIGLTPVTNPAYPELTRSRLSHVDQNYLRGDTIAAGNALLISAQGRVPLAQSWGGGLLASVDGLRFVVPKRSINSAPSPKYFGQKRGLTWLNALNDQVSGIGAMLVPGTPRDSLFILDTLLNLDGGVRPEMVATDNASYSDMVFGIFKMLGFRFAPRFRDLADQRFWRADIPGKQPAASYGPLEAIARNKVSLKKIREQWPDMLRVAGSLITNQVRAYDLLRMFGREGHPTPLGQAFAEYGRIEKTFHLFDLVDPVDDTYRRRMNRQLTVQESRHTLARAICHGKRGHIQQAYKDGQEDQLASLGLVLNAVVLWNTRYLDAAVETLRALPAGQREHDVLDEDVARLSPLKAGHLNVLGRYAFTPSQPEGTLRPLRDPAAVDEEDQAEE
- a CDS encoding recombinase family protein; its protein translation is MDLTPDRAASAVERHGCPKCEAPPGSPCRTLGGKTASKYHTPRFILVPALREDLEVLVPADRGPGRTWQPGPALAVVPQPAAGSRPVRIGYARTSMVSQELASQIEALEAAGCTKIFREKISTRVKHRPEMAAALKLATEFKETAPDQVVILTVHEMKRLARNAAELMQLSADLEGAGIRLELLTGPLTGVYDPGGMGSMLFAVLAVAAQLDRNYIREKTLEGQQTAARKGNHGGRPKVIDDDMLTFAVALKDKGTPVPEIAKKLVIKTGKNAGEHPSVASVYRALADAEEAAALAAVDADLSLRPTRVQIRRPSDPLTPEELDLRQRLVTQRAELDAGQNQFHR